DNA sequence from the Calditrichota bacterium genome:
AAAGGCGGCTACGACCTCACCTGTGCCCCCTTCCTGCCCGTCGGCTCCATCGTGCACCAGGTGCGCGTGGATGGCAATCCCGCGCGATTTGTCGTAAGCGACTCCCTCGGCCTGGTGCGCTGCGCGGTCTCGCTCCGTCTGGCTACTTCCGCAGTGGTGGAAATCGACTATACGGCGGGGTTGAGCATTGCCCCGCCTGTGACATCACCGCGCATCGGCGACCCCCCGCAGGGACTGAAGGTCATCCGGCACTCGGCCGAGGATGGATGGCACACCATCGTCCTGGAAGGACGCGCCGGGCAAGACTACGAGCTTTCCCTGCACACGGAGCGCCCGGTGCTTGAGGCACAAGGGGGCGAGGTTGTGCAAAGAGACCGAGACTTCTACCTCGCAAAGCTCTCCTTCACCGGCGAAGGCGACGCATACGTCCGCCAGGTGCTCAAGCTACGTCTGCAGTGAGAAAGGAGTTGAGGGGCGCATATGACAGAAAAGCGCGTGACCACTACCTTAGAGCACTTTCTGTACTTCTACCCCAAGAATGTAACCTTGGTGGGAGTCCGCCACGGCGAGCGTACGAACTTTATGGCGGCGGCCTGGAACACCGCCCTGTCGTTCAATCCGCCGCTATTCGCCGTGGCAATTACCAAGAAGAGGTTCACGCACAACCTCATCGCCCAGGCGGGCAACTTTACCTGCAACTTCCTCCCTAACGAAAAGGCCGATATTGTGCATTCCTGCGGCCGGGTATCTGGCGCAGAGGTGGACAAGGTGGCGCGTTTCGGTCTCAAGCTGGAGCCCTCCCACCTCATCTCGTCCCCGGGCCTGGAGGATGCCTACGCCATCTTGGAGTGCACCTTAGAAAGCATTGCTACTTTCGGTGACCATGACCTCATCGTGGGGAAGGTAGTTGCGGTCCACTACCAGGAAGAGTTCTTTGACGAAAACGGGGCTCTGCGGCCCGAGCGGGTGAAGCCCACCCTTTATCTGGGCTCCGACACCTATGTGACCACCGACGCGGCCTCCATAGTGCGGCGGCCACGTAAGCCGACGCTGTAGCCGAGCCTTTCGGTCCGGAAAAAGGAAAGCGCCACGGTGCCAGGCGACGCGCGTGGTGCGCAGCGAAAATGTGCTGCCCATGAGGCAAGGCGGCGCGGCGCACTCCAGGGGCGACGTGCTACCTCAGGGCCGGCCCGTGGATGCGTACGCTTCCTGGCTCCCCTTCTTGCCCGGCCACCTCAATGACCACCGGCAAGAACGAGCGCACCACCTCAATGTTGGTGAGAAGATGGCGCGTAAGCCGAGCCACGCGCAGCTCGGAAGACCCATCCGCCAGAAGCAGGGGGATGACCAGCTGGTCGGCGACATACTCATCCACCGCGGCATCAGTGGCCAAGAAGCGCTGCAGCTGGTCCACTGCCTCGTCTGCTACCCGCTCGGCAGGCTTGCCACGTTCGCCCAAGGCGTAGTAGCAGCACTGCGAGTGGGCAAAGTCTGCCAGCAGGAACAAGAAAGTGCCCGGAGAGCGAGCAGGGAGGGAAAGCAGCTCGATCTCCGCCTCGACGCCCATAGCTGCCAGGCGGCGCAGAGCCTGACGCCGCTGTCGCTCAGCGATGCTCATATCCAGCCTGGCCACTGCGGAGAGCCCGGTGACCTTGCGAAGTTCTCCTCGCTCTGTGCGCACCAGAGGCCTCAGCGGCCCTGCCGGTTCCACGGTCATGCGGATAACTCCGCCGCCCTCGGGATAGAACCCGGCGCGCTCCAGCTCCATGGAGATGCGGAAGCCCGCCTGGGCCAGGAGGGGAAGCCAGTGCAACTGCAGGAAGTGGAAACAAGGGCTCCATGGCACGTGCGTGCCGCCGGTGATGGTGAGCGCCGAGGCTGCCGCACAACGGGACAAGGGCACGGCCACGGTCTGGGCCACCAGGGAGGTGGACCCGGCCGTGCCAATGTCGAAGCGGTAGGTGCCCGGGGTTACGACACCCGGTGCAAAGCGCAAGGTAGTAGAGCCTAAGGCTGCGCCCTGCACCTGTGCCTGGCCAACGGACGCTGCTGCTTCGATGGCTTTGAGATGTTGCGCCATGAGACCCGGCTTTGGGCGCCGAGCCCGAATGTTTTGGATCTGGAAGCTCTTGCCGGTCAGTAGGGAGAGCGTCAGAGCGCTGCGCAGGACCTGACCCCCTCCCTCACCCATGGACCCGTCGAGCACAACCATGTGCGCTGACCTCTACGTTCAAATCCTAACGGAGAAGCTCACTGAGAAGCCACAGTTGCCCGAACGTGAGGAGCAGGCCCCCACAGGCGCCGGCCACCACTTGGGCCAGCGTGTGTGCCCGCAACCGCAGCCGCGCCCAGCAGACTACCGGCAGCAGAACGTAGGCGGGGAGCATCGCCGCCCCAAAGCCATAGGTGAGGCCCGCCAGCGCCCCTGCCGCACCCATGGCGTGGGCGCTCATCTTCCAGCGGAGATTTATCAGCGTGATGAGCAGCGTATTTGTGGCGTAGCACCACATCAGACCCCAGACAGAGAACGGCGCCCCGATGACAAGGAGGAGCGCCAGACCAACGGTGTAACAGAGCACGGCGATCAGATAAGGCCGGGTGCGCTGCTCACGGATGGGCACGTGTTTGTCGCTCACTCGCTTTTCCCGCTCCAATTTGAGCACATACGCTGCGGGCAAAATCGAGCCGGTGACCCAACAGATGGCGGTGGTCACCAGCCCCCGCAGCAAGGAGGTTTCGTCGTGGATGGACAAAGCAAGAAAGGCCACCGCCGAGAGCACGGTGGGCACCGTCACGTTGGAAATCACCTGCGCGATCCGTTCCACTGTCATCACCTGTTCTCTTCCCGT
Encoded proteins:
- a CDS encoding phosphoesterase PA-phosphatase, giving the protein MTVERIAQVISNVTVPTVLSAVAFLALSIHDETSLLRGLVTTAICWVTGSILPAAYVLKLEREKRVSDKHVPIREQRTRPYLIAVLCYTVGLALLLVIGAPFSVWGLMWCYATNTLLITLINLRWKMSAHAMGAAGALAGLTYGFGAAMLPAYVLLPVVCWARLRLRAHTLAQVVAGACGGLLLTFGQLWLLSELLR
- a CDS encoding RNA 3'-terminal phosphate cyclase — protein: MVVLDGSMGEGGGQVLRSALTLSLLTGKSFQIQNIRARRPKPGLMAQHLKAIEAAASVGQAQVQGAALGSTTLRFAPGVVTPGTYRFDIGTAGSTSLVAQTVAVPLSRCAAASALTITGGTHVPWSPCFHFLQLHWLPLLAQAGFRISMELERAGFYPEGGGVIRMTVEPAGPLRPLVRTERGELRKVTGLSAVARLDMSIAERQRRQALRRLAAMGVEAEIELLSLPARSPGTFLFLLADFAHSQCCYYALGERGKPAERVADEAVDQLQRFLATDAAVDEYVADQLVIPLLLADGSSELRVARLTRHLLTNIEVVRSFLPVVIEVAGQEGEPGSVRIHGPALR
- a CDS encoding flavin reductase family protein, producing the protein MTEKRVTTTLEHFLYFYPKNVTLVGVRHGERTNFMAAAWNTALSFNPPLFAVAITKKRFTHNLIAQAGNFTCNFLPNEKADIVHSCGRVSGAEVDKVARFGLKLEPSHLISSPGLEDAYAILECTLESIATFGDHDLIVGKVVAVHYQEEFFDENGALRPERVKPTLYLGSDTYVTTDAASIVRRPRKPTL